The Oncorhynchus clarkii lewisi isolate Uvic-CL-2024 chromosome 12, UVic_Ocla_1.0, whole genome shotgun sequence genome segment GAATGTGCGTTTAACTCCCAAAAAGCCAGGTGTGTTTCCATTATAGATTTTGACCTGGATACAAAGCCACAACATTAGCTTAGATCACTCTCTAATAAATTAATATGAAAAGTAAATGATCATGACGCCATCGGGAGCCCTTACTGAGCCAGCTGTGTTGCGATCATTAGGCACTCCAACCACATAATCTGAAACAGAAAATAAATACTTGTACTGGATTTAAAACACAGTAAAACAGACTTAACAAATTAATTATTCAGAAATGTTTCAACCTTTTGTATCTTACTGACAAATGTTTGAAGGTTTTGCACAGCTGTCACCATCACTACCAGGCACATAAAACGTAGGAAGTGTTATTCTCTAGTCTGGGCACCACTCTATGGGCCTATGTGCTAATATTCCATTCCTTGCGCCATTCTTTGTCATGCAAAACATGAAcaaatgtttggcatgacaatgagtcGGAATGATAGTACAAACTGGGACCGGGCTAGTAATTATCTGGTTGTGTGGACACTTTTGACGGGAACTTTCTCACCTGGTATTGAGTCTCCAGTGAACTCGCCAGTGGCCACAGAATACCCTGTTGGCGAAACCTTTCGGGTTTATTGAACTGAGAAGAATGTCACTGAATATCTTTGTACTGAATATTTTAggccagtggttctcaaacctctcttCGGGGTagaacacctgattcaactaatcatcaagcacTTAATTAGGTGAATTTGGTTTGCTAGTTCAGGGTTGCAACAGAATTGTGAAACATCTTGGCGTCTCGGAGAAGAGGCTTGAAAACCATTGCATTAGACCACAAGTCTTGCGTGTCACCCTCTTACCATGGTAATGATCGTATCCACCAGTCTCAGGGGAATGGGTTTGTCCTGCCACATAAGGTTTGGCATTCTGGCTCTTGGCACTGTCGACGATGTCAGGCAGTCCTGCACTGATGATCTGACCTGCAACAGAAAGGTTAAACACCGCAACCATCATTTGGAGAAGACACCTTTAGTAATGTTTATACATATTTATTTCATAATATTTTCAGTAACATTAGTCAAATTAAGCAGGCAGGTTGCCTCCCACTTTAACAATGTTCTGACATGTTGTTGCCCTAGGTCTGGCATTTGCGAGACTATATGACAATATGATAATTCATCATGCTCAGTCATCATCAACCTTCCCGGAGACGTTCCAACAACAGGGCTATTAGTGGATACATTTATCCTAGGAGTGTTGAACAATGCAATAATGGAAGCCACCATAATTACGGAAGCCACCAGCCTAAGAACCATGTATGGTGACATTTTATATTTCTTGTTCttagtgttttagtgtttgtcCACCCCATTTTTGTTCAATGCTCCAGCAGCGGAAGCAACAAACCCTCCATCAGCCTCAGAAAGTGTGGCATCCAGCTCCAATGCCCCAGCAGCAAATGTATGCCCCAGCAATTTTATGCCCCGGCAGATTTACCTCAGGTGTAGTGTGAAATCTAGTTTAACCAGGCTAATAATGGCACCAGATGGCACATGTTACCTTGAAAATAGTAGCCTCCAGGAGCACCGATAAGGAGCCTTCCCTCCTAGAATAGTACGGCaagaaacaaatcaaattatTGTTATAGATGGTATCATAACACTGTTGGTGTAATTACTACATTACAGTATCATAAACTATGTGGATCTAAATTATCTACTCTGCTACTGTACATTGCTGTGTATTATATGAGTCAAAAAGAAAAAGTTTGATGAGAAATGTTTGGAGGGCGGGCACCTTTGTTATGTCGGAGCTAAATCCCACTTCACAGTATCGTCTGTCGTTAGCTGAGAATCAAGATTAGGATCAAAGATGAAAACATGCAGAGTAGAAAGAAAGACCAGCAGGCAAACGTTTGAACATGAAGTCAACTGCTATTTTAAGAAGGATATACCCGAGGTGTTTTGTGGCATAGCAGTGAGAATGATACTCAATTACCAAAAGAGTTCTGACAAGATGCTTGTTTggttgtgtttacacaggcagcccaattctgttcttttgcccaatctgattggtcaaaataacaTTTAGTGGCAAAAGATCAAAATTGGATTGCATGCGTAAATGCAGCCTTTAAGTTTTGAGTGGACAACAGAGGaacctgttactgtactgtacaggtaCTACTGGCATGACTAATATctcttactgtactgtacaggtaCTACTGGCATGACAAATATctcttactgtactgtacaggtaCTACTGGCATGACTAATGTctcttactgtactgtacaggtaCTACTGGCATGACTAATGTCTCTTACTGTACAGGTACTACTGGCATGACTAATATctcttactgtactgtacaggtaCTACTGGCATGACTAATATctcttactgtactgtacaggtaCTACTGGCATGACTAATGTctcttactgtactgtacaggtaCTACTGGCATGACTAATGTctcttactgtactgtacaggtaCTACTGGCATGACTAATGTatcttactgtactgtacaggtaCTACTGGCATGACTAATGTctcttactgtactgtacaggtaCTACTGGCATGACTAATATatcttactgtactgtacaggtaCTACTGGCATGACTAATATctcttactgtactgtacaggtaCTACTGGCATGACTAATGTctcttactgtactgtacaggtaCTACTGGCATGACTAATATatcttactgtactgtactactggCATGACTAATATCTCTTACTGTACAGGTACTACTGGCATGACTAATAtctcttactgtactgtactactggCATGACTAATAtctcttactgtactgtactactggCATGACTAATATctcttactgtactgtacaggtaCTACTGGCATGACTAATATctcttactgtactgtacagttacTACTGGCATGACTAATATctcttactgtactgtacaggtaCTACTGGCATGACTAATATatcttactgtactgtacaggtaCTACTGGCATGACTAATATctcttactgtactgtacaggtaCTACTGGCATGACTAATATCTCTTACTGTACTTCAGGGCTTTGTAATTTTTTTCAGTCATGACGTCTCTGCAGGGGGAGAAGTTGACCGTTTCCCCCGTCAGTGTATTCAACACTAGGCAGGTCCCCACTGGAGTGTTCTGGGCCTCGTCACGTTCCCCCACGTCTATTACGTTCCAGTGGAACAGGGGGGCACAGGCCTGgcgcagggggagggagggagagagagaagggaggagagaaagggggggagaaggAACATGATATAGAGAAGGGTAACACAAAGTGATGAAGAGAATGACCGCGAGAGAAAGAAAGTCAAATTAAGAAGGAGCAGAGGCATACACACattggtagaaagagagaggggatcgGTGGTTGGGAGAGGAAGGAAAATAAATTGAGGGAGGAAGAGTGGTTCTGTAAAAGATTTAGAGGATCGATATCTGATGCATTCTATACTGCACAGTGACTGTATACAGCAGCCTTCAGACTCACAGCAAAATGAGTGACTGGTTTATGAGAATTCAAAGAGTGAGAGAGTGGTAACAGTATTGTGCCACAACGGCTGGAAAAACTCACCACAATGTAGTTTCCGGAGGATCGCACAGTAGCACCAAACCACTGGTGGGACTTTGAAGAGCTTATCACTAAGTTCTGGTGAGGATAAACCTCATCACCTGTAGTTACATCAGACAGCTCAGTTTGTCAACCTTTTTTGTAATTGAGCCCAGAATAAATAAATATCTTCTTTACTTACTTACTGATCTACAGTATGATAATATGTTCACAGCTTTAGAAAACATTGAGAAATGCATGAATAGGACTTATGATAAGTAAAGGTTTACCTTTTGTGTCAAAGGTCATGGTAGTACAGGCCCCTCCTGTCTGTGCCCAGGGACAGAGATACACAGCCCCTGCCTCAGTGACTCTTGGCTGACTGGTGTTGGCTCTAGGGGCCCCAACCACAACACTGATGCTGTGGGACAGAAAATACTATGGTTCAAATATTATCTTTGGGATTTCAGACAAGAATCTAATGAAAAGCTATTCAAACTCCACATACCTTGCCCAATTTAATATGAGAGTAATACCAGCATATACAGTACATGacccaaagtatgtggacacctgctcatcaaacatctcattccaaaaccatgggcattaaGACGGAGTTGttctcccctttgctgctgtaacagcctccactcttctgggaaggatttccactagatgctggatcattgctgcggggacttgctccCATTCatccacaagaacattagtgaggttgggcactgatgttgggcgattaggccgggcttgcagtcagcgttccaattcatcagaAAGGTgatcaatggggttgaggtcagggctctgtgcaggagagtcaagttcttcaacaccGATTTCGAGTTaccatttctgtacggacctcgctttgtcaatttttgttgttgttgttgacatttttacatttaacctttatttaactagtcaagtcagttaagaacaaattcttaattacaatgacggcctacaccagccaaacccggacgacgctgggcctctCAATCaccgccggttgtgatacagcctggatgtcaataggggcattgtcatgctgaaacaggaaagggccttcctcaaaggGCCTTCCAAAGATGGAAGCGCaggatcgtctagaatgtcattgtatgctgtagcgttgagctttcccttcactggaactaaggggcctaacccgaaccataaaaaacagcccagaccattattcctcctccaaactttacagttggcacaatgcatttggcaggtagcgttctcctggcattcgcaAAACACAAATTAATCTGTCGGTCtgcagatggtgaagcgtgattcatcactccaaagaacgcgtttccactgctccagagtccaatggaggcgagctttacaccactccagccgacgtttggcattcctcatggtgatcttaggcttgtgtgcggctgcttggctttggaaacccatttcatgaagctcccaacaaagaCTTATTgagctgatgttgcttccagaggcagtagtgagtgttgcaaccgcgGACAGACACATTTTGCGCGCTGCTCGCTTCAGCACTTgacagtcccgttctgtgagttccTGTGGTCTAGCACTACGCGACtgggccgttgttgctcctaaatgtttccacttcacaataacagcacttacagttgaccagagcAGCTCTTGTAGGACGGaagtttgacaaactgacttgttggaaatgtggcatcctatgacagtgccacattgaaagtcactgagctcttcagtaaaggccattttactgccaatgcttgtctatggagattgcatggtggtgtgctcaattttatacacctgtcagcaacgggtgttgctgaaatggccgaatccactaatttgaaggggtgtccacatacttttaactATACAGTGTAGTTTAACAGATACCATAATAATGATGCAAAGCCTACTGAATGAAGCAAAGCCAAAACTTACCAAATAGTATATTGCAATACTCACGTTTTGTTGCTAAACTGATAGAAATCTGCAGAGAAGCCAAAGAAGCTTCCCTCGGGGCCAGAGAACTCAGTGAAGTTAACCAGGTTTAGATTTAAGGTGTCAGAGTAATGTGGGAGAGCAAATAGCAGGAGACCCATCATTTGTATTGATCTATGAATCCGGTGTTCCTCCATCTTTTTCATAGCTCTTCTATGTCTCCGTCAACTCCCTCACTGCAAATGAAACTGGAATCCAAATTTCTTCTTCCTATGTGAGTAATTCTTATCATCTTCAGTTGTTTTTCGCAAGTCAGGGAACTTACACAGTAACGCCGAGAGGGCTGTCATAGATAGGGCAGAGTTGTTGATGTGAGTTGAAGGATTTTTTTCTTGCTAAGCAAAATGTATTTGCGGCTCTCATTGCATTGTGTTGAGTGGAGTGTAACTAACTGTTTCCTGCAGATAGGACTTCGCAGAGAATATTTTGTGACATGAAGTGAAGAGATGTCAGTCTGTCAGAACAGAACTGCAGCTCTCAGACACATTGGCACATATATttatagtgttatattaaccCGTAAACAACGTCTCATAGTACATACATGAAAAAAATAAGTACACGATTCAAGAGTGTGCATTACCAAGGTATAAAACTATCGGGACGTGGATCCAAATAcacatttttctattttttttcattgttgggagagagaaagagagagacacagacacagatacagacacacagaaacacgcaCAGGGCAGGGTTGTTGGGTTTGAGAGATTATGGAGACACTGGTCAATTCCACCCAAGCCCTTCCTTCCTAGATGAGTCCTCCCCAGGGCATGACATTTCATGGAAACAGATGGAACATGTAAGTGGACCGGACACAAAATGACTCCTGTAGCTTCACACCCactttacaccccccccccccccccccccatgtacaCTCCGTAGGACGACTCAGTTCGGTTTTCAGCTTTAATAAACTCTTGCACAGAGGACATGAAAAACATTACGTTCCGTTTCAATATAgtgaaaaacaaatgtaaaattcATGATATAATAAAGAACATTTTACTGAGTCATACAGCCGTTATTTAAATATGTATAACAAGACAAACACCGTGATAGCGGTATATAAAAACACATATTATAGTGATCTGTCCCGTAATGTGAATGATTATACAGCTGGTACCCGTACTTTAACTGACCTGAATGAAATCGCCTTGGACACTCATTGACATGTCCAGGCTTTGGTCTGAATATACATGATCTGCTTTTATAGATGGTTTAACATCTCAGAGAGGTACAAAGATGCACAAAGTGAAGTCAAACTGACAAACAACATGATTGTGAAGAACCTGAGAGGGTGGATTAGTGTTTTGTTCAGTTCTGAAATATCAGATAACTGGCCAGAAAGGGAACTATCCAGTACACtcaggaaaagagaggagaaagcagTCTCCCAGAGAATACAGCAGAGTATATTATCATAGCTACATTGTAGATGTGCATGAATACTGTAGATGTGTACAAATGTTGAGTTTCTTCACTCAGTGATACTCAACGATGGACCCAGCTAGCATGACCACTTGTGTACACCAGTGGCAAATGGTCAGATATCAGAGAATGGTGTGTGTGGTCACCTTTGGTCAATGGTCAGACAATGGTAAGATAACTGCCTCCATTTCTACTCCACTGTGTGTTCCAAGGTGGTGGGCTGTTTGAGTGGATCCTTGGGAAACAGTTCCTTAAACTCAGCCAACCAGTCGCCAGGGCTACCCCACCGTGGGTAGAGCACCAAGTCATGTAGTAGGCCAGCTAGTAACGCCCCCGCACACGGCCCCACCCAATACAcctgcagaggagagagaaactttTTTTGTAAGTAGATTTGTATGTGTGAACTGTGGTGTGATGTTAGTAAATAGTGTCAATGTACTTTTGTAATTTCATAGAGTCAACTTGTGTTTGGCCAGACTCACCCAATGGTTTTGAAATTTTAAAGTGACCACAGCTGGACCAAAAGATCTAGCAGGATTCATCCCACAGCCAGTGTACCCAATCTGGTCAAAGGTtgaaggtaaagagagagagggggagaaaaagagaggggggggggggatgaaatAAAAGATAAGTCATAGGAAAAATGTAAAGATCTACAAAATGTTTTAATAGACAAAATCCATCAAATTACCCATAGAAACTCTATTATGGTCAGACAGAATTTAAACAAACACAAATAGGATCTGGCATCTTCCTTACTGCCACAAGATTCCCCAGAATGACAGACAAGCCGACCACTACAGGACCCAGGAGGTGGAAGGCTGATGTGGGTCGAGACGTGGCGAGGACACAGACCACCAGCTGAAAGGTGATGGCTGTCTCCACTGTGAAGGCTTGGCATGGGTGGACACCCAAGCCTACCtggaaaaataaacatttttacaGATATCAGACCTGGATTCATTAAGTTAAAATGTTTATAAACACCCATAATCAATTAAGCCCATgcaaaatgttttggcaaagcATTTCTAATCATGACTTTTCGGAAGCTACAATACTACAGAAAAACAATACTTCACTACAACCTAGAATCAAATACAAATGTATTAGACATGACTCGTGACCTCGTTCAGCCCCAGATGCCCTCTGAGCGGGGCAGGCACCATTCCCATGAGAAGTGCACAAGCACAGAGTGCACCGAGGAGCTGTGCCCCCACGTAGAGGATAGCTCTCCAGGGGCTCACCCTCAGTCCTGCAGCCAGAGCCAGGGTCACAGCCGGGTTCAGGTGGACCCCTCCTCCAGAGGTAGCAGGACCCAGGCACACAGACACCACAGCCACGGAGGCCCCGAATGCCAAGGCCACATGCAGGGGGTCAGGGTGGCACTCGGAGAGGGGCTGGGAGTCCGAGAGAAAGGATGGGTCAGACTCTGAGGACAAGTCATGGAGATGATGATCACTGGTGGGACTGGAGAGGCTCCCATCCCAGGCTGGAAGCTGGGGCCATAGCACCACAGAGGCCAGACTGGTGAAGAGGAAGATGGCAGTGCCCACAAATTCACACAGGAGATCCCGGAGGAAAGAAAGTGTCCAAATGTTCTTCAGAACCAACGCCAGACTGGAAAGGACTTGCATGATGGATGAatgaatctctgtctctctgttgtcctgtttctctgtttttttgttgctctGCCATGAAACACATCCAGGAGTCAGCAGCAGCAGAACCAAACAACCACAAGGGACTGCAATGGGAACCTATATAGAGGGGGCATCTACCGCTGTGTGACGCATATATCAGGAAGGTGGCCTCTTTCTTTCCCCGCTGCGATTATTTATCTGTCCCCTCAGTATACTGCTTGTATTGTGATGTGTTCTGAAGGTGGGTAAGggtggaggtgaggtgaggtggggaggCTTAGCTTAGCCAATGCATGTTTTGGCTTTCTGCTTTCCTGTACTCTCAGATGGCTGCCGGTAAATGTCGAGTGGTGTCTTCTTTCCGGGGGGCCACAGATTTACCCATAGGTAATGTGCGGCCATTAGCGAGGGGGCGCTAACTTCTGGTGTCTCTTTGCAGCTGGGGAGTCTCCCCTCTTCCTTCTTCTAACTCTCTCACATTCCCCCTTGCCTCTGTTTCTCAAAGAAAAGTGCTTCACCAGAGAGGATTATATGGTTACCTGAAGCTTTCTATCTTTCAGGTAGAAGAGAAGTGTGGCTGAGGATTGAGCTGAACAAGCCAAAGCCAACTAACTGATTTGAAATTAGTGGTGCCCTGGGATTAATCGAAAAGCTGTACTTTCCTGACCTGGGGTCAACCAGAGTTTAGGATAATTTTAAATAAACTGATCAAGATACTGTCCACCCAAAAAACAATCCAGATACAGCATTTTAAGCCAGCAGTAGCAGGTAAAGGATGCCAAGAGAGAGGCATTTTTAATCCCCTCAAAGGGAGCTCTCTCATcacagagagtggccagggaagCTTTAGTGTAACAGGGTGACTAAGAGAGGGTGGGGGAACTAAACACGACCACAGTAAAGCATGTGAAGGTCAGTTAGGAACAATGGCAGTACAGTTATACTGAGATTCCCCTGCAGAGATGGCTTCCTAACAAGGTCATGGAAATTGATACAGTACCTGAGGCTGGTTGAGTCAGGACAGGGATAACTGTGTAAAATATGATATGGAGAGATGGTGTTTCAACAACATGTGGAGATGGGGATGAATGTAGATGACAGGGAATGTCATAGTAGGACATTATACATAAAACGGAAAACAgggagactacagtatgtgtgtgtgtgtgtgtgtgtgtgtgtgtgtgtgtgtgtgtgtgttaacaagGGGAGACTATTGAGGCCTGCATTTGTGaaatgtttgtcatgtaaaaacaTGAGGTGGGTATCTTCAAAAAGCAGACTatagtcttttttttttcttataAGTAGAGCAAAAGTTAAGAATGGTTAGCTGCAGATGCTGTGCAATGAAATACAGTATATCGATTAATTCAGTTAGTGTAGAATCTGCTGTCCTTCAGTTATTAATCATCGATCCATTGTCATATCCTCCATCATCTCTACTGATTCCTGCCTCCTTGTCTCCTCATTCTCCTGCTTTCATGTCTTCCTTACTGACAAAGAATTCCTTTATGCACCCCCTCCCCTGATTAAAACAGCTTTGAGTGGCCCTCAGTACTTACCACTAATGGATAAATGGGTATAGGGGATTTGGACTGTGACAGTCACGTGTGCCATGGCACCATCACAGGGAATTGGCGGCAACAGAATCTAAGGTGTTGTGCACTTGTTCCTTTTACTTTTCCCTCCTCCTTTGCTTTTCTGCAAAGGTCGAGCAACTTGTTTTTCTTCTATGTGACCGATTCTCTCAGATGACTACGTGTGCCTAATCTGTTTCCCATGCCTGGCCCATTCCCCATGTATCCGATGATGACCCACTTATTTGtgagtccctctcctctccactctccagaAACGTTAGGAGGACTC includes the following:
- the LOC139421782 gene encoding aquaporin-5-like, producing the protein MNTYHTASWSSPSSTNGRYITTHHNRTKQRGNQEQRVLDSWTWDEILDGNESWAQAGEYCRPREELEAAKAERRRYEELACSATGARGSPKNCICTAQCVLCLAAARQSGAARAARQSGATTAARQSGAARAAHQTGASNKKTEKQDNRETEIHSSIMQVLSSLALVLKNIWTLSFLRDLLCEFVGTAIFLFTSLASVVLWPQLPAWDGSLSSPTSDHHLHDLSSESDPSFLSDSQPLSECHPDPLHVALAFGASVAVVSVCLGPATSGGGVHLNPAVTLALAAGLRVSPWRAILYVGAQLLGALCACALLMGMVPAPLRGHLGLNEVGLGVHPCQAFTVETAITFQLVVCVLATSRPTSAFHLLGPVVVGLSVILGNLVAIGYTGCGMNPARSFGPAVVTLKFQNHWVYWVGPCAGALLAGLLHDLVLYPRWGSPGDWLAEFKELFPKDPLKQPTTLEHTVE